In Sander vitreus isolate 19-12246 chromosome 7, sanVit1, whole genome shotgun sequence, a genomic segment contains:
- the adnpb gene encoding activity-dependent neuroprotector homeobox b, with amino-acid sequence MFQLPVNNLGSLRKARKNVKRVLGDIGLEFCRDHLEDYKDFTPPEVYVKHTNWEDVCMWEPSHTKVQDYRSKPFCCSGCLFSSKYFSAYKSHFRNVHSEDFENNILLNCPYCTYNGNKKTLETHIKLFHMPNSTVRQGPGGMAAGAGGIMMKDGVLKRAGDSVEQAVYYCKKCTYRDPLYNVVRKHIYREHFQQVAQPYIVKPGEKTSAQNGGTGNTESNNTNNVTSNQIHCKKCLFVPRTYEALVQHVIEDHERIGYQVTAMIGHTSVIVPRPKPIVMIPPKTQGDKTIIGMGPKGAVMATTRPPGSQQLGRVIISSKTGFSAQNLLSGMKHDGVRLKAGTQSFSIGSQQVRVSLPGNAQVSVPQQSHAAKQLISGGSLRSPVVVSASSSLKSNPLGSRVQAAATTVASVTAKKGGSSVLGTSYTQKWKICTICNELFPENVYSAHFEKEHKAEKVPAVANYIMKIHNFTSKCLYCNRYLPSDTLLNHMLIHGLSCPHCRATFNDVEKMVAHMRLSHPDESVGPRTDSPLTFDLTLQQGNPKNVQLIVTTYNMKDAPEESVAFHAQNNTTSVSSALSASLMSGKKLMPQHPPKTPSVAADSAPTKSAPQASVPYKRDVGKTLCPLCFSILKGPISDSLAHHLRERHQVIQTVHPVEKKLTYKCIHCLGVYTSNMTASTITLHLVHCRGVGKSQNGQESRATHSSRVGQAQSSTLKRASFDGSDTSAPKRRRPPGERAYPRDINGPSTFVENPDEPVILALDPKGHENNSYESRKAFLTQYFNQAPYPTQREVEKLAASLWLWKSDISSHFVNKRRKCVQECETQSASVLLGFSMHELSKVSHELAFIPDGVYEGGHNKRRTSRTHIGVSEQALRKHRELVAANGGVAPPRKGKPTRTVEGTKTTPSAPKPNSASRDQTKTINSTLPQKIPLDLSEPIAIDSDSDEEEQQKDSKDREGEEHLHGNKRLTGATERVEPRTGAKTVSELDDMSDDDEDEDEDEDDEDEEAHVENGFGPTEGSGRQAAKGRDALPIIIPKFVPSSARSRRDGAQLGKQQV; translated from the exons ATGTTCCAGCTCCCTGTCAATAACCTGGGCAGTCTGCGGAAAGCGAGGAAAAATGTGAAGAGGGTCCTGGGTGACATTGGCTTGGAGTTCTGCAGAGATCACCTAGAG GACTATAAAGACTTTACTCCTCCAGAGGTGTATGTAAAGCACACTAACTGGGAAGATGTGTGCATGTGGGAACCATCACATACCAAAGTCCAG GACTACAGATCAAAGCCCTTCTGCTGCTCCGGCTGCCTCTTCTCATCCAAGTACTTCTCTGCATACAAGAGCCATTTCCGCAATGTCCACAGCGAGGACTTTGAGAACAACATTCTGCTCAACTGCCCCTACTGCACTTACAACGGTAACAAAAAGACTCTGGAAACGCACATCAAACTTTTCCACATGCCTAACAGCACGGTGCGGCAGGGCCCCGGTGGAATGGCGGCGGGAGCTGGTGGGATCATGATGAAGGACGGGGTGCTGAAAAGGGCCGGGGACAGTGTGGAGCAGGCGGTCTACTACTGTAAGAAGTGCACCTACAGGGACCCTTTGTACAATGTAGTGCGCAAGCACATCTACCGGGAACACTTCCAGCAAGTGGCCCAGCCCTATATTGTGAAACCAGGGGAGAAGACAAGTGCTCAGAATGGTGGCACAGGGAATACAGAGAGtaataacacaaacaatgttacCAGTAACCAGATTCACTGCAAGAAGTGTCTGTTTGTTCCACGGACCTACGAGGCACTTGTCCAACATGTCATTGAGGACCACGAGAGGATTGGCTACCAGGTGACCGCCATGATTGGGCACACCAGTGTCATAGTCCCCCGTCCCAAACCCATCGTCATGATCCCCCCCAAAACCCAGGGAGACAAGACCATCATTGGGATGGGCCCGAAAGGTGCCGTAATGGCCACTACCAGGCCTCCTGGCTCACAGCAGCTGGGTCGAGTTATCATCTCATCAAAGACAGGCTTCAGCGCTCAAAATCTTCTGTCAGGGATGAAGCATGACGGAGTGAGGTTAAAGGCAGGGACTCAGTCGTTCTCTATTGGCAGCCAGCAGGTGAGGGTTTCTTTACCCGGGAACGCCCAGGTTTCTGTTCCCCAGCAGTCGCATGCAGCAAAGCAGCTTATTTCTGGCGGCAGCCTGCGGAGTCCAGTTGTGGTCAGCGCCTCTTCTTCACTCAAGTCCAACCCCCTGGGTTCACGTGTCCAGGCAGCAGCAACCACTGTAGCCTCTGTCACAGCCAAGAAAGGTGGCTCCTCAGTCCTCGGCACATCCTACACCCAGAAGTGGAAAATCTGCACTATCTGCAACGAGCTCTTCCCAGAGAACGTGTACAGTGCTCATTTTGAGAAGGAGCACAAAGCCGAGAAAGTGCCTGCCGTAGCCAACTACATCATGAAGATCCACAACTTCACCAGCAAGTGTCTCTACTGCAACCGCTATCTCCCCAGTGACACTCTGTTGAATCACATGTTGATCCACGGTCTGTCTTGCCCACACTGCCGTGCGACCTTCAACGACGTCGAGAAGATGGTGGCCCACATGCGGCTGTCGCACCCAGATGAGAGCGTTGGCCCACGCACAGATTCccccctgacctttgacctcacgTTGCAGCAGGGCAATCCCAAGAACGTTCAGTTGATTGTCACTACCTACAACATGAAAGACGCCCCCGAGGAGTCGGTGGCGTTTCACGCTCAAAACAACACCACCTCTGTGTCGTCAGCCTTGTCTGCCTCCCTAATGTCAGGCAAGAAGTTAATGCCTCAGCACCCGCCCAAAACGCCTTCAGTGGCTGCTGACAGTGCACCAACCAAGAGTGCTCCACAGGCATCTGTGCCCTACAAGAGGGATGTGGGCAAGACACTGTGTCCTCTGTGCTTTTCTATCCTCAAGGGCCCAATCTCAGACTCACTGGCCCAccacctgagagagagacaccagGTGATTCAGACAGTCCACCCTGTAGAAAAGAAACTGACCTACAAGTGTATTCACTGCTTGGGGGTTTATACTAGTAACATGACGGCCTCCACCATCACTCTACACTTGGTGCACTGTCGAGGTGTAGGGAAATCTCAAAATGGGCAGGAAAGCCGGGCAACCCATTCTTCTCGGGTCGGCCAGGCCCAGAGCAGCACTCTGAAACGGGCCAGCTTTGATGGCTCGGACACTAGTGCGCCAAAGCGCAGGAGGCCCCCTGGGGAAAGGGCCTACCCACGGGACATCAACGGTCCGTCTACGTTTGTGGAAAATCCTGATGAACCTGTAATTCTGGCTCTCGACCCCAAAGGACACGAAAACAACTCGTACGAATCCAGGAAGGCGTTTCTAACCCAGTATTTTAACCAAGCGCCGTATCCCACACAACGGGAGGTGGAGAAGCTGGCAGCCAGTCTGTGGCTGTGGAAGTCGGACATCTCCAGCCACTTTGTCAACAAGAGGAGGAAATGCGTACAGGAATGCGAAACCCAGAGCGCCAGCGTGTTGCTGGGCTTCAGTATGCACGAGCTCAGCAAAGTGAGTCACGAGCTGGCGTTCATCCCAGATGGCGTGTACGAGGGCGGACATAACAAGAGGCGAACGTCTAGGACGCACATAGGGGTGTCGGAGCAGGCTCTCCGGAAACATAGGGAGCTTGTAGCTGCTAACGGTGGCGTGGCCCCGCCACGGAAGGGAAAGCCAACCAGGACGGTGGAAGGTACCAAAACAACGCCATCTGCCCCCAAACCCAACAGTGCCAGCAGAGACCAAACCAAGACAATCAACAGCACCTTACCACAGAAAATACCTCTGGACCTTTCAGAGCCTATTGCCATTGACTCTGACAGTGATGAGGAAGAGCAGCAGAAGGATAGCAAGGACCGGGAGGGAGAGGAACATCTCCATGGTAACAAACGGCTTACTGGAGCTACGGAGAGAGTGGAGCCGAGGACAGGCGCTAAGACCGTTTCAGAGCTTGATGATATGTCAGACGATGATGAAGACGAAGACGAGGATGAGGACGATGAGGATGAAGAGGCGCATGTAGAGAATGGTTTCGGGCCCACAGAGGGCTCAGGAAGACAGGCTGCTAAAGGTAGAGACGCTCTCCCCATCATAATTCCCAAGTTTGTACCATCATCTGCAAGAAGCAGGAGAGACGGGGCCCAGCTGGGCAAACAGCAGGTCTGA
- the dpm1 gene encoding dolichol-phosphate mannosyltransferase subunit 1: protein MASRKTSHPNRDSEDKYSILLPTYNERENLPLIVWLLVKYFGESGYNYEVIIIDDGSPDGTLEVAEQLQKIYGEDKILLRPRAKKLGLGTAYIHGIKHATGNFVIIMDADLSHHPKFIPEFIEKQKEGNYDLVSGTRYKGNGGVYGWDLRRKLISRGANFLTQVLLRPGASDLTGSFRLYKKEVLESLVERCVSKGYVFQMEMIVRARQLNYTIGEVPISFVDRVYGESKLGGNEIVSFVKGLITLFATT, encoded by the exons ATGGCAAGCCGTAAAACTTCGCACCCAAACCGGGATAGTGAGGACAAATACTCGATACTATTACCTACTTATAACGAAAGGGAAAACCTACCTTTGATAGTGTGGCTTTTGGTGAAATATTTCGGTGAAAG tggCTATAACTACGAGGTAATTATCATTGACGACGGAAGCCCAGATGGGACCCTGGAGGTGGCAGAGCAGTTGCAGAAAATATATGGAGAGGACAAGATA CTTCTTCGACCAAGAGCAAAAAAATTAGGACTTG GCACTGCCTACATCCACGGCATTAAGCATGCTACTGGGAACTTCGTAATCATAATGGACGCCGATCTTTCCCATCAT cCCAAATTCATCCCAGAATTTATCGA AAAGCAGAAGGAAGGTAATTACGACCTGGTGTCTGGTACTCGATACAAAGGGAACGGAGGCGTATACGGCTGGGACCTGCGCAGGAAACTGATCAG TCGGGGAGCCAACTTTTTGACTCAGGTGTTGTTGAGACCCGGTGCTTCAGACCTCACAGGCAGCTTCAG GTTGTATAAGAAGGAGGTGTTGGAGAGTCTGGTTGAGCGGTGCGTGTCCAAAGGGTATGTCTTTCAGATGGAGATGATCGTCCGCGCCAGACAGCTCAACTACACAATCGGAGAA GTACCCATTTCTTTTGTGGATCGAGTTTACGGAGAGTCCAAACTTGGAGGGAACGAGATTGTGTCGTTCGTGAAAGGACTGATCACACTCTTCGCCACGACATGA